The Nitrospira sp. sequence GCTTGAATACGGCAGATGTGCGGCAGCATCGAGAAGTACCCGCTCGGCGGCAGGAACATCCTTTCGATTCATAAAAAAGTCGGCCAACATGAGACGGCATTGCTCGCTGTCCGGATCCAGGGTGACCGCCTCGCGTAGCACCGATTCCGCTTTCTCGTATGCGCCCCGACCCACATTGAAGCGGACGAGCCTCAGTCGATGATCCAAAGATTTAGGTTCAGCTTCGATCATCCGACGAATAGCCGCCTCGGCACCCACCCAATCTTTCGCTCCCGTCAACACGGCGTTCAAATTATTCAGAAGATCCAGATTTCTTGGATCCGCTTCCAGAGCTCTTCTGAGTGTGTTCTCCGCATCACGATACCGCCGCTGCTGACCGTATAACGTAGCCAGCAAGATGGCGACGTCCGGTTCTGTCGGAAACTCCCTCGCCAGCGCTTCCGCCTTTGGGATAGCCGGGGGAATCGCTTCCTCTGTCACAGCCTGTGCGGCAATCTTGAGCGCATTGGCCTGCGGCTGGTGCGGATCGCTTTTCAGCACCGTGTCGGCCACTTCCACCACATGATCAGTCAGACGGGCTTCGAGATAGTACTTGCCGAGCGTGATCAGCGCGGCGGGGTGATCGGGAACCAATCTGACGGCTTCCTGATAGAGTTGGACGGCGTTGCGCCAGTTCTTTTCCTTCTCCTCAACGTGAGCAAAGAGGACATAGGCATCCGCATCCTTGGGGTCTATTTTCAGGACATTTCTCAGGGCGACTCGAGCCTTGGGATAGTTGGCCGCTTCAATGTACTCATGGGCACGAGCAAAGTACTTTGCCTTTCTCTCCTCGGGACCGCCACAAGCAGCCCATGCGAACGCCGACAGAAGAACAATCCCGATTTTTACGCGCATGCCGAACGTCCATCCCCATTTATGCTGCATGAAAGGCGTTGTCATGGACCTAGGTTATTACGTAACTGGGTTCGCTACAACAAAATCCGAATTCCGAGTCCGAAGAGGATCCAGAGCGAAACCAGTCCCAATTGACGGACACGATGAGAAAACGCGTGGAGGAGCAGCTCAAAGGAAAAGAACAACACGAGTAGCTTGGCCGCAAACACGCCCAGATGCGATATGTCTGCGTTCACTTCCGGGAGCAGCGGGAACGTGACCGCCAAGAACACCATCAGATAATCGAGCGGGGTAGTTTGAAACCGGTTCTGTTCGTTAAACCGAAGACTCAAGAGGACCATAATGGCGACCACCACGAAGAATGCATTGTGGCCCATCGCAACGGCCGATACGAACGAGGATTGCGATCCCTCACAGACATAGAGCAGAAACGTCGTTCCCACATAGAGACCGCCGCGCACAAAATATGGGGCGACCTGCGTCGAGAGGCCAAGCAACACCACAACAAAGAGCGCGATCGAGAGATAGCCCACATCACTTGGCACGTTCGAGGGAAGAAAGACCAGCGCGATCAAAAAGAACGGAACGGCGACAGCCAGGAACTGGATGGGCATATCGGTCAGCAACGGTCCACTGACAAATCGTGTCACGGCGACGTTCGACACAAATAGGCCGTCTTGAGATGCCGGGCTGGGAAGAAGCCCGCGTCCAGCCGCTATAAAAAGCAGCAGCACGGAAATCGCCAGGGCAAGATAGAGCGGCAGGATCAACGTGTCGGACTGCCATCTGAGGAGATAGGCCACCCCAAGCATGCTGGCCTGGATCAAGTAGATCACGGTCACAGCCTCATAGTGAGTCAGTCCAGTGCGCAGCAACTTATGGTGGATATGCGCGCGGTCGCCGACGAATGGAGACCGTCCTTCAGCCAATCGCTGACCGGTCACACCGAGTGTGTCGAGAAACGGCAGCCCCAGTAAAAATAGCGCGAGGCTGGGACTGAATGGCCCACGTGACGAATCGGTCAACAGGACGGCGAGCACACCCATCATGAAACCCAACAGTTGACTGCCGCCGTCACCCATAAATATTCGTGCCGGATACGTGTTGTACCGCAAGAAACCCAAGAGCGCCCCGAGAAAGGGAACCGTGAGTGTGAGCACCACCGAGTCGTTCGCGAGTAA is a genomic window containing:
- a CDS encoding undecaprenyl/decaprenyl-phosphate alpha-N-acetylglucosaminyl 1-phosphate transferase codes for the protein MMNELFFSSMTGLLLCMALIPPLRLAAERFQVMDLPGGRKVHEHPIPRVGGLAFAVGACASIAWWGARDATTLSVLAGCVIIVAFGVWDDRVDLSYRSKLVGQILAAMAVVIGGDIWFTTLPFLPDVEVPAWVGALVTIVFLVGVSNAVNLTDGLDGLAGGLSFLTLSGIAYLALLANDSVVLTLTVPFLGALLGFLRYNTYPARIFMGDGGSQLLGFMMGVLAVLLTDSSRGPFSPSLALFLLGLPFLDTLGVTGQRLAEGRSPFVGDRAHIHHKLLRTGLTHYEAVTVIYLIQASMLGVAYLLRWQSDTLILPLYLALAISVLLLFIAAGRGLLPSPASQDGLFVSNVAVTRFVSGPLLTDMPIQFLAVAVPFFLIALVFLPSNVPSDVGYLSIALFVVVLLGLSTQVAPYFVRGGLYVGTTFLLYVCEGSQSSFVSAVAMGHNAFFVVVAIMVLLSLRFNEQNRFQTTPLDYLMVFLAVTFPLLPEVNADISHLGVFAAKLLVLFFSFELLLHAFSHRVRQLGLVSLWILFGLGIRILL